A window of Opitutus sp. ER46 contains these coding sequences:
- a CDS encoding glycosyltransferase family 2 protein, translating into MPTPAPLSLYSVIIPARDEEESLPSTIADIVRAFTAADIPHEIVVVDDGSRDRTWAVLQDLKEQYPTLAPTRNTGEHGFGRAILWGLDHSHGDAVVIMMADASDSPEDAVTYWRLLNQGHECAFGSRFMPGGHVYDYPRVKLTVNRIANFLVRVGFGIPLNDTTNAFKAYRRTVIDGCRPFLSAHFNLTVEIPLKAIVRGYRFAITPISWRNRRFGVAKLKIKEMGSRYFFICAYVWLEKYFSRGDYRRREPRESQLLTLAPR; encoded by the coding sequence ATGCCCACTCCCGCCCCGCTCTCGCTCTACTCGGTGATCATCCCCGCCCGCGACGAGGAGGAGTCCCTGCCGTCCACGATCGCGGACATCGTGCGCGCCTTCACGGCGGCCGACATCCCGCACGAGATCGTCGTGGTGGATGACGGCAGCCGCGACCGCACCTGGGCCGTGTTGCAGGACCTGAAGGAGCAGTACCCCACGCTCGCGCCCACACGGAATACCGGAGAGCACGGCTTTGGCCGGGCCATTCTCTGGGGCCTCGATCACAGCCACGGCGACGCGGTCGTGATCATGATGGCGGATGCGTCGGACTCACCGGAGGACGCCGTCACCTACTGGCGTCTGTTGAACCAGGGGCACGAGTGCGCGTTTGGCAGCCGATTCATGCCTGGCGGCCACGTTTACGACTACCCGCGGGTGAAGCTGACAGTGAACCGCATCGCGAACTTCCTCGTGCGGGTCGGGTTCGGCATTCCGCTCAACGACACCACCAATGCCTTCAAGGCCTATCGCCGCACGGTGATCGACGGCTGCCGGCCGTTCCTGAGCGCGCACTTCAATCTCACGGTGGAGATTCCACTCAAGGCGATCGTCCGCGGTTACCGTTTCGCCATCACGCCGATTTCCTGGCGCAACCGCCGTTTCGGCGTCGCGAAGCTCAAGATCAAGGAAATGGGCAGCCGGTACTTCTTCATCTGCGCGTACGTGTGGCTCGAGAAGTA
- a CDS encoding NAD-dependent epimerase/dehydratase family protein produces the protein MKTLLVTGSSGLIGSEVCTYFARELGYTVHGIDNNQRATFFGPQGDTRWNQRRLARDLRGFQHHELDIRDRAGVLDLVRRLKPAAIVHTAAQPSHDRAAAIPFDDFDTNAVGTLNLLEAARQACPESPFVHMSTNKVYGDAPNRIALQELETRWDYADPHFEHGIPETFTIDQSKHSLFGASKVAADVMVQEYGRYFNLPTCALRGGCLTGPNHTGVELHGFLSYLVKCNLEGREYRLFGYKGKQVRDNIHSLDVARFMAAFVAAPRAGEVYNLGGGKGNACSVLEAFKLAEKFSGKPQVYTYVEQARAGDHICYYSDLRKMRAHYPAWDITQSLEDTIRQIVDAWPRRGAEATAPESAALAAPVNHAPLAAAVA, from the coding sequence ATGAAAACCCTTCTCGTCACCGGCTCTTCGGGCCTGATCGGGTCCGAAGTGTGCACTTACTTCGCCCGCGAACTCGGCTACACGGTCCACGGCATCGACAACAACCAGCGCGCGACCTTCTTCGGCCCGCAGGGCGACACGCGCTGGAACCAGCGGCGGCTCGCCCGCGACCTCCGCGGCTTCCAGCATCACGAACTCGATATCCGTGATCGCGCTGGCGTGCTGGACCTCGTGCGGCGGCTGAAGCCGGCCGCCATCGTGCACACCGCGGCCCAGCCGAGCCACGATCGCGCCGCGGCCATCCCGTTCGACGATTTCGACACCAATGCGGTCGGCACGCTGAACCTGCTCGAAGCGGCGCGCCAGGCGTGCCCGGAGTCGCCCTTCGTGCACATGAGCACGAACAAGGTATATGGCGACGCCCCCAACCGCATCGCGCTGCAGGAGCTCGAGACCCGCTGGGACTACGCCGACCCGCATTTCGAGCACGGCATTCCGGAGACGTTCACGATCGACCAGTCGAAGCACTCGCTCTTCGGCGCGTCCAAGGTCGCCGCCGACGTGATGGTCCAGGAGTACGGCCGCTATTTCAATCTGCCGACCTGCGCCCTGCGCGGCGGCTGTCTCACCGGTCCCAACCACACGGGGGTCGAGCTGCACGGTTTCCTCAGCTACCTCGTGAAATGCAACCTCGAGGGCCGCGAGTATCGGCTCTTCGGTTACAAAGGGAAGCAGGTGCGCGACAACATCCACTCCCTCGATGTTGCGCGCTTCATGGCGGCCTTCGTCGCCGCGCCGCGTGCCGGCGAGGTGTACAACCTGGGGGGAGGCAAGGGTAACGCCTGCTCCGTGCTCGAGGCGTTCAAGCTCGCGGAGAAGTTCTCCGGCAAGCCGCAGGTGTACACGTACGTCGAGCAGGCCCGCGCCGGGGACCACATTTGCTACTACAGCGACCTGCGGAAGATGCGGGCGCACTATCCCGCCTGGGACATCACCCAGTCGCTCGAAGACACCATTCGCCAGATCGTCGACGCCTGGCCGCGCCGCGGCGCCGAAGCCACGGCGCCGGAATCGGCGGCGTTAGCCGCGCCGGTCAACCACGCGCCCCTCGCCGCGGCCGTCGCCTAA